The Pungitius pungitius chromosome 10, fPunPun2.1, whole genome shotgun sequence genome has a window encoding:
- the LOC119229275 gene encoding cell surface A33 antigen-like has translation MTAKRQYEWRMLFLIVTVLPCCRSLEVSIPEKEYEVTRGADITLTCFFVPARPVTKAFLLSWEVFPEKAGDPVRSVATYFNNNPIDIAPNYEGRAFMEVDFNRQVSTLRLTNVNIQDNRVYQCSVKIPNDDEGTPSATTSLLVLVLPSKPICKILGEAVFFRDITLTCMSEEGSPAPLYEWTRYSVQNTLRPLPPKATEKDGALSLFNISSDTSGFYICTSANRIGSNSCNLTLAVTPGSMNVGSTAAIVGGVLAGVVILGILIYCCCCKKKGNKEQYAEGDPGETAYYDRDGSEAGEPYRDDKSNSVTKQANEYEDKDIVPQNNYIVNRAVHKSEDDEHSHYSGKENNDGPGSDVDSRRYQDNQRDHHRGSRDNLDDERDRYSGSRDGLDDKRNHGSGSRDRLDEQRNRYGGSRDRLEDEHEAYRGSRDRLDDQRDAYRGSRDRLDDQREAYRGSRDRLDDQRDAYRGSRDRLDDQRDAYRGSRDRLDDQRDAYRGSRDRLDDHRDAYRGSRDRLEV, from the exons ATGACCGCAAAGAGGCAGTATGAATGGCGAATGCTATTTCTGATCGTCACAG taCTTCCCTGCTGCAGGAGTTTGGAGGTTTCTATTCCAGAGAAAGAATACGAGGTTACAAGAGGAGCTGATATTACTTTGACCTGTTTCTTCGTCCCGGCCAGACCAGTCACCAAAGCTTTCCTCCTCTCGTGGGAAGTTTTCCCTGAGAAAGCAGGTGACCCCGTG CGCTCAGTGGCGACCTACTTTAACAACAACCCGATTGACATTGCACCTAATTATGAAGGCCGAGCCTTTATGGAGGTGGACTTCAACCGACAAGTGAGCACACTGCGCCTGACAAATGTGAACATACAGGACAACCGCGTCTACCAATGCAGTGTGAAGATCCCAAATGATGATGAGGGAACACCATCTGCCACCACTTCCCTTTTGGTCCTGG TGCTTCCCTCTAAGCCAATCTGCAAGATTCTGGGAGAAGCAGTGTTCTTTCGGGACATTACTCTCACTTGCATGTCTGAGGAGGGATCACCTGCACCCCTCTATGAATGGACCAGATACAGTGTCCAAAACACTCTCAGACCACTTCCGCCAAAGGCAACTGAAA AGGATGGAGCTCTATCCCTCTTCAATATTTCAAGTGATACATCTGGGTTCTACATTTGCACGTCAGCAAATCGGATCGGTTCTAACAGCTGCAACTTAACTTTAGCTGTTACGCCCG GCAGTATGAACGTTGGGTCCACTGCAGCTATAGTTGGGGGAGTCCTCGCAGGTGTTGTGATACTGGGGATTTTAATCTACTGTTGCTGCTGCAAGAAAAAGGGCAACAAGGAACAGTATGCTGAAGG TGACCCTGGTGAAACTGCTTATTATGACAGAGATGGTTCTGAAGCTGGAGAGCCGTACCGGGATGACAAGTCAAACAGCGTGACGAAACAGGCCAATGAGTATGAGGACAAAGACATCGTTCCTCAAAACAACTACATCGTTAATAGAGCTGTACACAAGTCAGAGGATGATGAACACAGTCATTATAGTGGTAAAGAAAACAACGATGGCCCGGGCAGTGATGTTGACTCTCGACGTTATCAGGACAACCAGCGTGATCACCACCGTGGAAGTCGTGATAACCTTGATGATGAACGTGATCGTTACAGTGGCAGTCGTGATGGACTTGATGATAAACGTAACCATGGTAGTGGGAGCCGCGATCGCCTCGATGAACAACGCAATCGTTACGGAGGCAGTCGGGATCGCCTCGAGGATGAACACGAAGCTTACCGAGGCAGTCGGGATCGACTGGACGATCAGCGCGATGCTTACCGAGGCAGTCGGGATCGACTGGACGATCAGCGCGAAGCTTACCGAGGCAGTCGGGATCGACTGGACGATCAGCGCGATGCTTACCGAGGCAGTCGGGATCGACTGGACGATCAGCGCGATGCTTACCGAGGCAGTCGGGATCGACTGGACGATCAGCGCGATGCTTACCGAGGCAGTCGGGATCGATTGGACGATCATCGCGATGCTTACCGAGGCAGTCGGGATCGACTTGAGGTGTGA